The Oncorhynchus clarkii lewisi isolate Uvic-CL-2024 chromosome 12, UVic_Ocla_1.0, whole genome shotgun sequence genome segment AAAAAGGGTATCATTGGAAAGGTTGTCTCTCAACTCCTCAAATTCCTCGATGAGCAGACACTGGAAAAACAGGAGTATCAATGAATATTGAGTCTGGAAAATGAATGCTCAGTTTGTCAAGTGCGGGTTACCcctagcagcattttagccagACTTATTTTCTAAAATGTGCAATGAGCATAAACAattatataaggaattggcaactcgttctcattctgagaaataaggtaggcaCTTGAattcaacatctgaacaaagtggatAGTCTGtcatgctgttcaaacagttggagactgacagaagggtgtgttaattattcaactgttctaccttgttagcaAGCAAATTGATCCAAATTAGCTAGACTTtaaatataaagattagctggctacttCCTAGCACatgggcttgtgcttgagagatgTTTATGAGGCCCGTGTTCATTTTCTATACTGCCTGCTAAGTtggtcattattagtgaatgtgcattgTTCTGGTTAAATTTGTAACCAAAAGCCATTTTcagacttgaaagccagatcagtgattattgggGGAAAAAAAGCAAGTTAAcctattttgataaaataattaaATTATTAGTAGTACTGCTGAGCTATTAGTGCTTCGAGGTCAGTACGATGATGTAAATAATCAGTTTGATTGAATGCTGTAACAGAATAAAAAACAattaaagtcccatgatggtagtgattgCTTATCACTTAATTTAgtcacattactttaataaaatatttcagttatgtaaattatgttttatttgatgactttttCCCATTCTgagtcatctcatctctatagcgCTActgccaagagaattctcttcggttagtCACATCCGTGTAttttccccctcaagccgataccacgacggccctcaaataACTACACTGGAtactatgcaaactggaaaccacagaggttgaccgattaatcggaatggccgattaatcaaaagaaatcagccaagacctcagaaaaaacattgtagacctccacaagtctggttcatccttggcatcaatttccaaacgcctgaaggtaccacgttcatctgtacaaacaatagtacgcaagtataaacaccatgggaccacgcagccgtcatactgctcaggaaggagacgcattctgtctcctagagatgaatgtactttggtgcgaaatgtgcaaatgaCTCCCAGAgtaacagtaaaggaccttgtgaagatgctggaggaaacaggtacaaaggtatctatatccacagtaaaacaagtcctatatcaacataacctgaaaggccgctcagaaaggaagaagccactgctccaaaaccggcataaaaaaaagccacactacggtttgcaactgcacatgggtacaaagatcatacgttttggagaaacgtcctctggtctgatgaaacaaagaactgtttggccataatggccatcattatgttcggagggaaaagggggaagcttgcaacccaaccgtgaagcacgggggtggcaggatcatgttgtggggttgctctgctgcaggagggactggcacacttcacaaaatagatggcatcatgaggtaggaaaatgatgtgggtatattgaagcaacatctcaagacatcagttaaagcttgttcgcaaatgggtcttccaaatggacaatgaccccaagcatacatccaaagatgtggcaaaatggcttaaggacaacaaagtcaaggtattggagtggccatcacaaagccctgacctcaatcccatagaaaatgtgtgggcagaactgaaaaagcgtgtgcaagcaaggaggcctacaaacctgactcagttacactagttctgtcaggaggaacgggccaaaatatacccaacttattgtgggaagcttgtggaaggctaaacaatttaaaaggcaatacactcaattagtatttggtagcatgtaaacttctgacccactgggaatgtgatgaaagaaataattctctactattattctgacaattcacattcttaaaataaagtggtgatcctaactgacctaaaacagggaatttttactaggattaaaatgtcaggaattgtgaaaaactgagttaaatgtatttggctaaggtgtatgtaaactttgacttcaactgtatatatttgtaataatgacaatcacAACAAAActtaatgaacacttattttaacttaatacataaAATCCATTTAGTCTCATataatgaaacgttcaatttggtttaaataatgcaaaaacaaaaaagTGCAAaaagtaatataatataataatgcaaAAAGTGAAATATGTGCCATTtgaaaaagctaacgtttaagttccttgctcagaacatatgaaagctttttcacgagtcttcaatattcctcGTTAAGAAGTTTagagttgtagttattataggacaatttctctctatGCCATTTGTGTTTCATAGACCTTTGACTATtcaatgttcttataggcactttagtattgccagcctaatctcgggagatgatgggcttgaagtcataaacagcactgtgcttcaagcattgcaaaAAGCTGCTGGCAAACGGAGGAAAGTGCAGTTTGAATGGATGCATACGAGCCTTGCCGCTGCCTACCACcacctcagtcagactgctctatcaaatcatagacttaattataatataataaacacatagaaacacgagccttgggtcattaatatggtcaaatccgtaaactatcatttcgaaaacaaaacgttcaTTCAtgcagtgaaatacggaaccgttccgtattttactGAACGGGTGGCaaccataagtctaaatattgctgttacattgcacaaccttcaatgttatgtcataattatgtaaaattctggcaaatgaattacggtctttgttaggaagaaatggtcttcacacagttcgcaacgaacCAAACTGCTGTATATGCCCGGACTCTGCTtacaatgaacgcaagagaagtgacaatttcaggcaacgcattgattatatgcaacacaggacaagctaattaaactagtaatatcgtcaaccatgtgtagttaactagtgattatgttaagatagatttttaaaaacattttatataAGATAAGTTTAAATGCAAGCTAGTAACTTACCACAGCTCCTTGCTGCCTGCACTTgcataacaggtggtcagcctgccacgcagtctcctcgtggattgcaatataattggccataatcggcatccaaaaacgctgattaccgattgttatgaaaacttgaaatcggcccgaaTTATAATCGGCCAtttcgattaatcggtcgacactgtcattgatttatttagaattcaaagcacacttaaccagcatggctaccacagcgatacgccaccccatctggtttgtgcttagtgggactataatttgtttttcaacaaaacaataacccaacacatctccaggcagTGGAAGGGCTatctgaccaagaaggagagtgatggagtgctgcatcagatgacctggcctcccccaacctcaacccaattgagatggtttggaattagttggaccgcagattaaaggaaaagcagccaacaagtgctcagcatatgtgggaactccttcaagactgttggaaaagcattccaggtgaagctggttgagagaataccaagagtgtgctaagctgtcatcaaggcaacgggtggttttttagaagaatctaaaatattttaacactttttggttacgacttgattccatgtgttatttcatagttttgatgtcttcactatcattctacaatgtaggaaatagtcattagattattgctgactgtttgaCATGCAGTGTCTTTTACCTTTAattgtacaaaaaaatatatattgcgaatctccatatcgcccagccctattcTGACCTGTATTTTTGAACAGTGTTTCATCTTGTCCTCCTGTGGGATGGTATTCGTGACAACCACAGCCTCAAAACAGGCATTGTTAATGCGGGTGATGGCAGGGCCTGAAAAGATCCCATGGGTCAGGATAGCGTAGACCTTTGTAGCTCCAGCAGAGACGAGCCTGGATGTCCAGAAGGAAAAAAAGACAAACAAAAAAGGAAACTAAAATAGGTTGAATTCACCCCTTTTTGTTTGTAAACAACCTTGCTATCCAATTTATATTTTCAGAGACTGTTCCCTAAACAAATGTAATAGTTTGTCAGTATCGGTTGTACATTTAAAGATTGAATATTCAGTCTCTGCTCTGTAAAGATCTATGCAGCTAAAACACAGTAGTGACTCACTTATCTGCAGCATGGCAGATGGTGCCGCAGGTGTCTGCCATGTCATCAACCAAGATGGCCACTCTGTCCTTCACGTCCCCCACCAGGACCATGCGGTCCACCTCATTAGCCTTCTTTCGCTCTTTGTGGATGAGAGCGAAGTCCACATTCAGCCTGTCTGCTATAGAGGTGACCCTGCAAGGGGAATCCACAGATTGGTGAGGTTATGGTACTACAGATGATGTCAATTATTCCACAAAGTTACATCACATTACAATTAACATAGAATTATAAACCAGTTTCTTACTATATGATAAATTGCAAATTACAAACACATGCATTGATGAGTATCAAAAAGATTGTTGTAATAATGAACGAGGTGAAAGTAACAAACACGTTAATGAATTGATCCACAATCATCCTTTCAACATACTGATATTTCTAACAACTAAAATCTGTCCCTTTGAATTGATGAAGCATCTGTAGGCCCATTGGTACCTGCTTACCTTTTTGCTCCTCCGGCATCAGGAGACACAATGGTGCAATTCTTCCACTCATTGATGTTCTCTTTTATCCATTTCAGCACAGCTGGCTCAGCGTAAAGATTGTCCACAGGGATATCAAAGAACCCCTTCAGAGGCGTACAGAGAGCAAAATCATGATAAGATACAGGATCATTAGTCAGTGTCCTCAAACTTGCTTACTTGCAACAGCTTTTTGGAGAAAATGTAATGTGGCTCATTATAGTATGTAACACAAGTATAGTCTAATGAATAGTTTGTACATCTTACTTGTGAATCCTACACCAGTGACTGCAATATACTGATGGAATGAGACAACTAATGTGCCAGATTGCTCACCTGTATCTGCGAGGCATGCAGGTCCATGGTGATAATGTGATTGGCTCCTGACACTGACAACATGTTGGCCACCAGCTTTGCAGAGATGGGTGCCCGACTCTGTGAAGAAGAACATTGTTAACCTCTATGCTTATACAATGCCTGAAGGACCATTGAGCCGCTGTAattctatatttttttaaatattaaaaaGGAGGAATACCCATCTCCTTTCTGAATTAGCTTTGTCAGTAGGGTTgaaaagggtcggaaactttccggtaaatttcTCATGGGGAAGTTAAGCACTGGAATTCTGGAAAtgttgcttaaattcatcaaaataattagcttataacagtgaaccatTTTTTTGTGCAGCACACAAGTTAATtataggtcttgtggcatattttggttaaactatccccaattcaatggaattgtaaccctctgcatgcacagtgcactcttccatcacatgtacagctgattctcaagatcttgcacactaatgagatgctatttagcccacactactacactgtctgagccaaggacttacatgctttctggtcagttttgattacaatactgggtggggtgaatatattttatatcacattttttgttaacaagtaaatagtagcctacagcaaagtgttaaaataatttctaacttgCTCATTTTTGCTAGTTAGTTTTTTCTACCatggttttagcttgcttgagcctgctaactgaagtgttaattcacctgtttccatacatgcttcattcaaaaaaatatatcttagaaaggagttgtttaatctaactgctaaACTATTTCTGTACATCGAGTTATATTATTACTTTTTTGCTCATTTTTttcctaatctttacaggaaaatgccacaggcactatctgatgtgtggagacttttcactgcagctaatgtagaaggaaaagctgtgtacatttgcaaatactgagccaaatcatatgtgaagaatgcaacaaaagatgcagaatcatctggccatgtgcataaagttccctcagctctcacaacaagcaacctctgacaagaGTCCCTCAACTTCTATTTGAAGTGAAAATTATAAATCAGACACCGTATCGATAACAACAGCTCATGGtcttcctggaatcagaagttttttggactggaggaatggaggaacgtagtcagaaatgctgatgaatgtcttgttCGAGCTgcgtatgcaactggttcacctctgatgctcacaggcaatgtgtattggaagagatttctgaatgttcttcacccagcatacacccctccaaccagacatgctttatctactcattttctGGATGCAGAGTtaaagtgaaggtcaagcaaatcatagagaaagcagactgttttgcaatcatctctgatgggtggtcaaatGTTCGTGGggaaggaataattaactacaataATTAAATGTTTGACAGTCTCccggaggggaaggagtctctccaagaaatggccatatcacagtctgccatCAAGAAGaccctcctggatgatgtattttgggagagagtggtaagcaacctgaaacctatagcagttagCCATTGaacagattgagggagacaatgctatactgtctgatgttcagactctgcttgcagatgtaagagaataaatccatactgccctgcccacttcactgttgctccaagcagaggaaactgcagttctgagatacatcaaaaagcgtgaagacttctgcctgaagcccatacacgccgcaacgtacatgttggaccccaagtatgctggcaagagcatcctgtctggtgcaaggatcaacaaggcctatggtgtcatcactactgtgtctctccaccttggcctggatgagggcaaggttcttggcagtctggcgaagtacacttccaagcaagggcttttggatggagatgcaatatagcagtcgtgccaacatatctcatcagccacctggtggaagggactttgtggatcggAGGCtcttcccctgttgcctccatcatcctccaaatcacaccaacatcagccgcctcagagcgcaactggttcttgtttgggaacacacacacaccaaagcacacacCTGGTTGACCAATACAAGGATAGAAAAATTGGTAGCCATCCAGGAAAATTTGAGCCAGATAATGAGCCATTCTCAaaaaggttggaaagtgacagtgaagatgaggcctcagagtctgatgttcaagagttggacattgaggaggtccagggagaagacatggaagcctcaGAGGAAGACAGTaaaaactaaagctttggttttCATTTTACAGATACACATTGAAAACGTTCTTGGGAGATGCGATGAATCATTTGAGTCattgggatcattcaata includes the following:
- the LOC139423026 gene encoding ribose-phosphate pyrophosphokinase 1-like isoform X1, which gives rise to MPNIKIFSGSSHPDLGQKIADRLGLELGKVVTKKFSNQETCVEIGESVRGEDVYIVQSGCGEINDNLMELLIMINACKIASASRVTAVIPCFPYARQDKKDKVGSRAPISAKLVANMLSVSGANHIITMDLHASQIQGFFDIPVDNLYAEPAVLKWIKENINEWKNCTIVSPDAGGAKRVTSIADRLNVDFALIHKERKKANEVDRMVLVGDVKDRVAILVDDMADTCGTICHAADKLVSAGATKVYAILTHGIFSGPAITRINNACFEAVVVTNTIPQEDKMKHCSKIQVIDIAMILAEAIRRTHNGESVSYLFSHVPL
- the LOC139423026 gene encoding ribose-phosphate pyrophosphokinase 1-like isoform X2, with the protein product MPNIKIFSGSSHPDLGQKIADRLGLELGKVVTKKFSNQETCVEIGESVRGEDVYIVQSGCGEINDNLMELLIMINACKIASASRVTAVIPCFPYARQDKKDKSRAPISAKLVANMLSVSGANHIITMDLHASQIQGFFDIPVDNLYAEPAVLKWIKENINEWKNCTIVSPDAGGAKRVTSIADRLNVDFALIHKERKKANEVDRMVLVGDVKDRVAILVDDMADTCGTICHAADKLVSAGATKVYAILTHGIFSGPAITRINNACFEAVVVTNTIPQEDKMKHCSKIQVIDIAMILAEAIRRTHNGESVSYLFSHVPL